GCTAGAATTGGTTAAAAGCtataacaaaaattgataaaaactAGCATTTTACCAAAGAACTATCATAAGAATAGACAAACGGTTGAATATCGACAATATTCTGATCCATTCTTAgggatgtatgtatatgcatatgaaTATACTGATTTTGATTATTGAAAATCTACAATTTTCTAAGTATATGAAATATGTATTCGAATTTGGTGGACAAATTTCTCCAATTTTATCTTCGGAGTAATCTTAATCTGTCTAATCTTCCAATCGTTTTGGTGTGATTTCGATGTATTTGGATTAAACTACAAAATCGAAGAATTCTCCTCACTTTCCTTTTGCTTCTAGAGGCAAATAGCTCTGAAGTCTCTTATACCTAGGGATTTCCCTTATTTATGGCAACAGAATCATATAAATAATTTGGGCaatacatatttaaatgtttgttttatgTCTTTGTTGATAAAAAAACCAATATTAGTTGACCGATTATAGCTTAACTTCAAATGAGTTTACTCATTGTTTCAAATGGTTCGACTTTTTAAACTGCAATCCTTTGCTTAAATAATCTTTTATTTAAGTAATAAATATACTAAACTTTTAGGTTCAAAAATCCATATTCACAAGACATATGGGAAATGGTCAACAATCGTTTCAAGCTAAGACACACTAGATCAGGGATTCATCAAGTAAATCCTTGGAAAGCTCGACTTTAATGCAGAAAGTCTAGGAGTCTGTCTTATCTGAACGTCTTTGCCAAAGATGACAAGTAATCGAATTCCCAGAAGGAATACGAGTCTCTGTTGATAACAATAACTTTCAAAAAGAGGAAATGGGTCAAGCAAGCGGAAGCTGATAAAACATTTTTGCGAAAAGAAAAAGGCGCCTGAtgaatttcaatcaaattttaatgcaaattgtttgatttaaacataaatttttctGGCTGTgcctttttcttctttttttttttggggcgtAATTCAATTTAGTTTTCAATTGTAAACAATATTGCTTTTGGAGGTAGGAGGTGGGGGAGACTAGGGGAGTGGAAAGACTAGTGTCGATAGCTGATAAGAGGTAAAAACGTCGACGACATCAttcgttgttgtcgtcgtccaATTGATAAGCTCTCTTGATAAGGGGTCTAGTGCCTGCTTGTTAAAGTTCTTTTCCAAATTGAAACGAAATATAGCTAAAGTGCGATAAGTTATAATATTCTCTTTTTGTGTGCAAAACATGTGGCGATTTGTATTtcattgtcgtcgtcgtcgtcgttgtctcACCTTCTCGATCAGCTTCATCCAGGACTATGCCATTGTAGAGAGCCACACTGGGACTGCTGtcggtgctgctgctgccatgatcgttattattgttgttattataattaGAGGCCACTATATGATTCGCAGCCTGGGTGGGATAGGGGAATACTTCAGGCAtggctattgctgctgctgctgctgtcgacCCATCGGCATCGAGACTCGATGGATAGACTTGCGTtgcttgctgctgttgccgtgGTCCTATGCAACCCGCACTAAAGACACTACCCTCGTCGGTGACAGTTAACTGGAAATTTTTATGGGTTCCACGAACTGCATCAAAACTGGAACTTGAATAGGTAATCCCACTGCCCTGACCACTAGGCGCTGGACCGGCGGTAATATCAATTGCCGATTGAGCAACGCCCGTCGTTGTTGGCTGACGTAGAGTGAGATTGAGCGAGGTGAAACTTTTACGGCCGGCAGTCGTTGTTGGATTGACGGAAGTGGGTGACGGTGGTGTTAAAAAATCGCGTGCATACGGCGGCTCTGGCTGTAGCGTAATAACTGAACGATGGCGTACTGGAGAGGCTTGTAGCggcgttgctgctgctgctgctgacggCGAcgacgctgctgctgctggcgcTGTAGGCGATGATAAGGCATTGAGTGAAATTTCAGACTCGCTGGAGCTCATGGGACTGGTGAGGCAAGAGGAATCATTGGAAAAACTGCTGGGTTTAGGCGCCAATGGGggtggctgttgttgttgctgtggcgGCAGGGGTGGTGCTCGCCTTAGTGGCTTATTCAACGAGGTTGGCGTCAAGTCTCTtcgttgttgtggttgttgctgctgctgacgtTGGTGAATCTTCTGTTGCAATTGCGTATTCAACTGACGTTGAAGATTAAGTGTTGTGGGTCTGGCCCTCGGTTGCTGGCCATTGCTGGACGGCGGTGTCGTCGTAGTCGGCGtcggcgtcgtcgtcgtcgtcgttgttggcTGTGGCGTTGGCGGCTGTGTTGGAGCAACCCTTATGGGTTTTAATGGGGTCGGTGGCTTTGTCGCTTGcctttgctgctgttgctgcaacaCCTTAGCTGGATAGCTCTGCACTGGTATGGGATGCAGGGCCAATTCTTTTCTCAACATTTGTATACAATTTTCACGCTGATGGCAATTCTCATTGACGCATTGCGTCACTATGGTATCGGGTATCGTTGGAAACTCTTGCTTCATCTCATGGAACAGATGCATAATACTAATATTGGTGCATTGGCAGTTTGGCTTAGTCTTTGCCGGCAGCACCTGTTGACTCTCAGTCTCTTGCAACAGTTGCTCATTGCTACACGAACGACTAAGACTGCATTTGGAGAGCTTGCGCCTTTGTATAAAATGTTGATTCAGTGCCTCGGCAACGGTTTGTGGCTTATTGGTATCTTGATTATCGTGGGACGCTGCTCCGTTTAAATCGCCATTCAATTGATTACTGTTTGCGGTTGCTCCAGGCGGCATTGGTGGTGTGGCCGCCATTTTAGGCCATCGTTTGTCACAAACGCTGCAGAcctgcaaaataaaaacaaaagtgttaGTCAGCGTTTGAAACTAATTCAATTAGAtgattgatttttgtttaattcttTAGATATGTAGATTTCTCtgagcaacaacaacgtgagagTAAATTAATTGACTTTGGATTTTGGTGATTGAGTTTTTATATTATGCAAATAAGAAGGTTGGACCACTCATCTCCTCTGCCTCCTTTTGATTTGTCGTAAAACTTTTAACTATTTTCATTTACTCTATATTCTATGTGGGCAAATCCCATTATTCGCAAAATTATAATTCTACATTTAAACAATTGTTAGAGTTGTTTAATTAAAGCTTATCTTTACATCATTACATCATTATTAGTCATATGAATTGCAATAAATTCTCATACAAGATTATTATATTTACCAAGTGAGTTCATTTCACAATGATAAAGATACAAAGCAAATTCCAAACACTTTTTTGAGTAAGAATAATTTTTATAgttatttacatacatatatacgcaAGGGAATG
The nucleotide sequence above comes from Drosophila willistoni isolate 14030-0811.24 chromosome 2L unlocalized genomic scaffold, UCI_dwil_1.1 Seg72.1, whole genome shotgun sequence. Encoded proteins:
- the LOC6637980 gene encoding putative mediator of RNA polymerase II transcription subunit 12 isoform X2, whose protein sequence is MAATPPMPPGATANSNQLNGDLNGAASHDNQDTNKPQTVAEALNQHFIQRRKLSKCSLSRSCSNEQLLQETESQQVLPAKTKPNCQCTNISIMHLFHEMKQEFPTIPDTIVTQCVNENCHQRENCIQMLRKELALHPIPVQSYPAKVLQQQQQRQATKPPTPLKPIRVAPTQPPTPQPTTTTTTTPTPTTTTPPSSNGQQPRARPTTLNLQRQLNTQLQQKIHQRQQQQQPQQRRDLTPTSLNKPLRRAPPLPPQQQQQPPPLAPKPSSFSNDSSCLTSPMSSSESEISLNALSSPTAPAAAASSPSAAAAATPLQASPVRHRSVITLQPEPPYARDFLTPPSPTSVNPTTTAGRKSFTSLNLTLRQPTTTGVAQSAIDITAGPAPSGQGSGITYSSSSFDAVRGTHKNFQLTVTDEGSVFSAGCIGPRQQQQATQVYPSSLDADGSTAAAAAIAMPEVFPYPTQAANHIVASNYNNNNNNDHGSSSTDSSPSVALYNGIVLDEADREAHAATIVRQKHRRDKLANALRDNKKRLLVLEQEINILTEPVPVGESERLDRDIKKLTEDCQRLINVLNDPQMNATGPEPNSMHRQQSAPAGSISQHQQQPQPFPRQRPSVNRLQNPPNSLRFNSVPAPTVPTLDFVQQHSSAPTSACLTPQQPQLPQHPQLPMEPPPTYAQYYQFQQFLQHQRQQQIQQQQQQQLQLQQLQQQQQQQLQSPQQQQQASNYDDDFSESDVDEDEEPLDMWACNLCTFRNHPQLNMCEACENVRIQPAHLLNREDIHITLSPGENRIIHSWILS
- the LOC6637980 gene encoding putative mediator of RNA polymerase II transcription subunit 12 isoform X1, whose protein sequence is MAATPPMPPGATANSNQLNGDLNGAASHDNQDTNKPQTVAEALNQHFIQRRKLSKCSLSRSCSNEQLLQETESQQVLPAKTKPNCQCTNISIMHLFHEMKQEFPTIPDTIVTQCVNENCHQRENCIQMLRKELALHPIPVQSYPAKVLQQQQQRQATKPPTPLKPIRVAPTQPPTPQPTTTTTTTPTPTTTTPPSSNGQQPRARPTTLNLQRQLNTQLQQKIHQRQQQQQPQQRRDLTPTSLNKPLRRAPPLPPQQQQQPPPLAPKPSSFSNDSSCLTSPMSSSESEISLNALSSPTAPAAAASSPSAAAAATPLQASPVRHRSVITLQPEPPYARDFLTPPSPTSVNPTTTAGRKSFTSLNLTLRQPTTTGVAQSAIDITAGPAPSGQGSGITYSSSSFDAVRGTHKNFQLTVTDEGSVFSAGCIGPRQQQQATQVYPSSLDADGSTAAAAAIAMPEVFPYPTQAANHIVASNYNNNNNNDHGSSSTDSSPSVALYNGIVLDEADREAHAATIVRQKHRRDKLANALRDNKKRLLVLEQEINILTEPVPVGESERLDRDIKKLTEDCQRLINVLNDPQMNATGPEPNSMHRQQSAPAGSISQHQQQPQPFPRQRPSVNRLQNPPNSLRFNSVPAPTVPTLDFVQQHSSAPTSACLTPQQPQLPQHPQLPMEPPPTYAQYYQFQQFLQHQRQQQIQQQQQQQLQLQQLQQQQQQQLQSPQQQQQASNYDDDFSESDVDEDEEPLDMWACNLCTFRNHPQLNMCEACENVRIQPGMIRIVPSNGGAPPPPSQGDQPQSQQQQPQPPQQPYALHT